The genomic interval CCTAATTCTTATTTTTCCGACGGTTGAGTTACGTTTGGGCATAGAATTTAGCGTCCTGTCCAGTAGCTATCAAGACAAGAtccctcacgctacagaaacaggtgaAATATTGGCCTACCATATAGGCCATTCTGGCACATACATTACTTTATTTACTATGTGTCTAAAAAACACAGCTGCTGTCAAACCAGTGTAGAGTAAGCTCTGAGTCGGATGCATCTGTCCTCTTAAGGAATAAAGTATTATTAGAATCAACACAGTCTCAAATCTTGCAAATGAATGTTAGAGCGGATGATggcacagaaacagagacagatagGCCTGCAGGCAATTCCAGAACCCTCACCCTGACGGTGTGCTCCGCTGCCATCGGTGGCACCTTCCAGTACGGCTACAACCTCTCCATCATCAACGCCCCCACCAACCACATCCAGAGGTTCATCAATGACACATACTGGGAGCGCTGGGGAACCGGCCTGGACACCTCCCAGGTGACCCTGCTGTGGACCGTGATCGTGTCTGCCTTCTCCCTGGGTGGCCTGACTGGGGCTCTTCTGGCAGGACCCATGGCTGTCCGCTGTGGTAGAAAGAACTCACTACTTCTCAATAACTCTTTCTTGTTCCTCGGTGCAGTCCTCGCCCTTACCAGCAGGGCGGCGAGGTCAGTTGAGATGATTGTTCTCGCCCGCCTGCTAGTGGGGGTCAACGCTGGGGTGAGCATGAACGTCCAGCCCATGTATTTCGGAGAGAGCGCCCCCAAACACCTGCGTGGCGCTGTGGCCTTCTCCTCGGCCGTGTTCACTGCTTTCGGGATCTTCGTGGGCCAGGTGGTGGGTCTAACGGAGCTGTTGGGTACCGAGCCCCTCTGGCCCTACCTCCTGGCCAGCAACGCCCTCCCAGGCCTCCTCCAGCTGCTCACCCTGCCCTGGTTCCCTGAGAGCCCCCGCTACCTGCTCATGGACCGGGGGAACAAGGAGGCATGCGCCCGGGCTCTGGGTAGGTTCCGCGGTGGGGCTGACTTCAGcctggagatggaggagatgctGCAGGAGCAGGCTGATGCCGGTGGGGCCACGGCCAAGAGTCAGACTCCCTGGGACCTGTTCTCCAACCGCTCCCTCCACCCCCAGCTACGCACTGTGATGGCTGCTA from Salmo salar chromosome ssa28, Ssal_v3.1, whole genome shotgun sequence carries:
- the LOC106589647 gene encoding solute carrier family 2, facilitated glucose transporter member 11, with translation MNVRADDGTETETDRPAGNSRTLTLTVCSAAIGGTFQYGYNLSIINAPTNHIQRFINDTYWERWGTGLDTSQVTLLWTVIVSAFSLGGLTGALLAGPMAVRCGRKNSLLLNNSFLFLGAVLALTSRAARSVEMIVLARLLVGVNAGVSMNVQPMYFGESAPKHLRGAVAFSSAVFTAFGIFVGQVVGLTELLGTEPLWPYLLASNALPGLLQLLTLPWFPESPRYLLMDRGNKEACARALGRFRGGADFSLEMEEMLQEQADAGGATAKSQTPWDLFSNRSLHPQLRTVMAASSAMMLCGNDSIYFYASYIFLAAGIPMEKVQYVSIGTGACEFTAAVVCNLLIERVGRRMLLSGGYALMAVWALVFTLALTLQGYSVPGMPYLSMVCVFCYILSFGMGPAGVTGILPAEIFDQTARPAAYMVAGSLMWINLLIVGMAFPFIVSYLDALCFIPFCCVCVAASLFVGLTLPETKGRTLAEITAEFDRRNLLKKGPEMQGPEPMKEQYQLGKALSLTTVDPEPLSHLLDPEPLSLTALDPEPLSFTALGSVSLSLTAPDPLSLTTQDQTRSLSPPPDQSLSLSPA